ttataaaaTGCATATGCATAAAATTTAATCTGATCACCACTACCATTTCTCATTATAATTGCAAGGAAAATCTAGCCGCTACTTAGTACTTACAATCTTACATCattcaagaagaaaaatatataaaaaaagagcgTGTTCATTTCATTCCTTGCATTTATCGTACATTAAGCTATGTCTTGTCCCTTTCCTTATTGTTCGTCCATCCTGGTGCATCAGAAAAGTGGAAAATCTTCTGCGGCAAATATACACGAGTgggttaatttaaaaaaaaaatacatgaatggatagattttaaaaatattatatgaataaGTCATGTTTTAAAACACTACTTAATATCATGCTTAAAAAAAGTgagactaaaaaaagaaaagcttgactatttttttatttcatcgtCACCTATTTTTCTCCTATTAATAGGGAGAAATTATCCTTTAGTACATATTTTGCTTCGTTTGATTCTATTTCACCTCTATCAGTATTCAAGCATTAACGTATTCAACTATTCAAGTTTTTTTGTCAACCATCATCCATCATTCCATCTCCACATAaattggtattttttatttatttaaggacactaattaaaaaaacaaaaattaacattaatgcatttctattataatttttattaatctctcaatcataataaaatctttttattcACTAATTCTTTAACTAATGCCTTTAAACAAAAACACCTTTCATTTTATCACGAACCTGAGACAAGattaaatagaagaaaataataatgattacGTGTATCTTTTCAAAAGGATAGCATTACCGACCAATGATAACAAAACATAGTCGAGTAaccaaaccaaaataaaataaaattcaagaaCACACATAAAGCTTACGGATTAGTACTTGTGGCTCTTACGAATTTGAAGGTATCAGTGACAGTCAAATATACcatgtttgaattttcttcttcatcataaaataaataagatctgTGTGGACTTTGAAAGGGGTTATTATCTAATAATGGTTCAAATGAAAACACGCCACATGAGGCATGTTGTCTTAATATCTTTCTCAAAAAAGGATAGCGAAGTTGATAATGGGATAGCAAAACGCCACTAGTGTTTCAGAGCAGTGCACATGTTGAGTTTCAAATTCCCAATAAATGCCACCACCAACCAAagagggtttttttttatttttttccatatagtcctcaaaaattatattagcCCACACAATCAAACAAACCAACACATAAGAGGGTCATCTATCTTATTAGCACCATGTTTTTTGGCTTtcccattttctttcctttcatcaTCACAAGTCCCACTTAGCCTTTCATTTTCTCATGCCCCCATTCATTCACTCACAACAGTTGTGGTCTCCTTCGAGTCAAAAAGGATAATTAAAAATTCTGAAATCAGAGATAGAGGAACTAACTGTCTTTGCAACATCATTGTTTTTTACGGATGTTCAAAGCTTTCATTCAACACCCCTGTGACTCAAAAGAAAACGAGGTCCCTACTATAAAGGAACAACaacacaagaaaagaaaagaaaaaaaaaaaaacttcaatggctcacaCATCGTGTACTTTTTCTGTTCACAGTTCACTCCTTGAACGAAAACTACCCTAAACCCACTAACAAGCTAGTTTGACTTCTACTCCTTACACAACATTGTTGCGACAATTTCACGGTTCATGAAAACGATATCAATCATCACATTACCAAGTGTAATCCAAACTCCAATTAAGAACAAAACTTCAATTCAGCTTTAGTGTTATCATTCAATCAAACCATCATTCATcttgataattaaaattaatataaagtaCCCATTTCTTTGAAGAGACCACAAATATCCTCAAGATCCACTGAAGATAATCTTGTTCAAGCAGAAAAAACTACAATGGGCCACAAACTTCTTAACATGATTGAATACCTAGAAGTTGAACTTAAAACTACTAATAATAAAACTGAAATAATCATGTGTAAGTTGATCCACAATTTCGGTTGCATATAAAGTacccattttaattaaatagcaATAAGAAACATTGTAGTATCAAATTTAGTCCCAAAAGAAAGCTAATAAGAAGGCAAGACAACCTTAATAATTACACAagggtgtttttttattttttattttcaacgtTTGACAAGGGAAATACATGTTGTGTGGATCTACCTTGTCATTGGTGTGGTGTTAGCCTGCGGGGCTTTGGGAAAAGAGAGGCATAAAGTACACAGCATGATAAAACCGGTGGATGCGTTCTATTTGATCTACACACACAacacaagaaagaaagaaagaaagaatgaaaaacCCACATAGAATGCCCTGAATGCCTGCATCTCTTGTTGGCACCTTCCCCTCACTCGGAAAGACAACAAAAAGGGTCAAGATTCCTTACCCATTCTTCTACTCTTTCTTTGACAGCTAGCCCAACAACACTGCTTTTGTTTTGCCATCCCTTGTAGTAAACCAACACATTACACATTACACATTACACATtacacattttaatttctctctctGCAAGGACTGCACTTAGGTATAACGTTTCATTACaataatcattattatcattGCATTGCCCTCAAGCGGAAGCAACTGAATTCGATCACATAATTCAAATTCGGCATTAATTGAAAGGTTTGACAGTGTGCCAAACGAAGTGGAGTAAATTAAAATCCTCTGATATACGCAGCGACCTTGCAGGAaccacatttaatttttaatttattatttttttgaaataaaacaaagaCCAAAAGTCCAAAACGAAGAACCGAAATTTACGGTTGATAGTAGTAAAAAACTTTTACTCTCATTAAATTCTCAATGCCCTCATCGGCATGGCTCCTAATAATTGACGAATTTATTATTGATACCCAAAGTTTAATTAAAACTCCACGAACTCAATAATTAGCATTTAGAGCAGCATAAAAAAAACGGTCAAATTAAACTTCCACTCTTCCGCAGTTCCGCTCCCTCTCTTAATTAGCATTAAACAaagcaaacataaaaaaaaaaaattgaagaaaaaaaaagcaaaaatttaCTAGATACAATTGAAGCAAGATTCTTGTTCCATTCTCAGAATAAGCAATTACAAGTTTATCTCCtctatttctctcattttttttcctcctcATGAATGccataaaaacatatataagaaTCTTACAAGAAAATCTAAATAAGGACAagggaaaaggaaggaagtaattaataataataataataattattattattattattatttagctgTTTGAAAATTTAAGAGGAGGAATTAGAAGAAGCAGAACCTGGGGACGCGTCGGTGGGGAAGAGGGGCAAAAGGCGAGGCTTTTCGTCACGGGGAGTGGAGGCCGGAGAAGGGTGCAAGAAGAACCCTTTCTCCTTGATGGCTTTCTCTTCATCTGCAGCTTCGATGGCGTCCATTAAAACGGTGCCGTTTTCGTTAAGGAAACGGGATCGGTTGAATGGGTCGGGTATGAGGGGAGTAACAGGGCTGAGAACGAGCGCTGGGAAGTCGAGGATGCTCGGGGAGAGAACCTCGGGTTTTCGCGACGACGGCGAGAACGACGAAACGACGACGTTTTTTATGTTGTTATCGCTGCCGCGGATGAAACCCGAGGTTCCGATGAGAGGGTTGATGTTGAGATTCTTGAGCGAGTTGTTCCTCCGCTCCAAGAGTTTGAAGCCGGTTTGTTTTCTAATGGGTGGGATGTGGCTGTGGGGTTTGCTAGGTTCCGAGTTAGGTTTGGGGGAGGCCGAAGCTGAGGCTTGTTTTGCGGTTTGGGTGGATCCGGTTAACATTTGAACGACTTGTTTGAAGGAGTTGGTGTCGGCTTGGACGAAGGTTGTCGGGTACGGGTTGCCGGATTCGGATCTGGTCACGGATTTCGGAGGGTAGGGTGATGTAGGAGATGGAGGAACAGACACGGTGGTAGGAGTCAGAGGTGGCAGTAATTGGGAGTGGTGGAGTccattgttgttgctgctggtgCTGCTAGTGCTGCTGTTTGAAGAACTCAAACTGTGGCGCGGCGAAGGAAGAAGGTTCACACGGTGATGGTGGTGGTTGTGGTGGTACCTCGGAGAGTCCATGGTTGACTGAGAAGAAATTAACAAagaaacgaaaatgagggaaaaggaaagaagagaaagagaaacttCTCTCtgtcactctctctctctctctgtaaaACTTTTTTGGTTTGCTTTGGTAAGAAATGTATTCGTAgggcccttttttttctttggtttctCTGAGAGTGAGAGCAATAGGGCACTGCCTACGCGCTATTTAAGCAGTGTGGACCAAGTGACCAACTAAGcaagttttaaatttgtttcatgacatttaattttatttttttctcttgccATATAACTCCATGTTCAGTTAatgatatttaatgtttttttcttctcttgaatttaatttgatttgatgtgTTAATGAGTCCTAGTCAAATGAACATAAAGAATTGGGGatgtaatttttaatgtttgggattttttactataactaaaaaaaattagcatttACATGCACACACGCTGTTGactgtattttctttttaagtgaaaatattaattgttgtaaTGGAGAATTTGGATTCTGCAAAATAATAAATGCGGCAGATTCGTTCATTTTATGCACATGACTAATTTATTCACTGTGTTAAAATGTGATTTTGGTTTGCTTGTAATGTACTACTTTCTTACTCCATTTTCTTTTGagttaaattattaattgtcATAATGAATTATTTGGactaagaaaatgataaatttctCTTGATTTGTTAATGTGGGGGAATCAGATGGGGGAGATTCATTTATTTCATGCACATGAATAATTTGTTACCgtgttaaaatatgattttggttTTCTTAGTAAGAAAAATGCTAACAATAGTGTTTTTAACACTTGTTATATGAAGTGAAAATGTTACTGACATTCTTTTTTCAACActtattttatgattaattaaaatttattgagaattattaattttatgaatatcacttatcatttaatgattttctctctttacttaaatataaaatttattaaacaaaattcaaCCAATCATGTAAATAGTGTTACGAAAAGAGTCTCATAGAGAGTATTTATAACACTCGTctcctatatattttttatttttttttaaaaatctaatatGATGTGAGGATTTGTAGATTTTATTTGGGTAATAATGACAATAATATTTGTTAAGGAAAACGATAAATGGACACCCCTTATTAGTCACATAatgggagagagagaaaataataaaatataaatattataggattgtatgatatgataaaaaaaaatacagtaatgataaaatttaaaatgaaggaatgcataagtatcataccTAAATAACTAACTGTACATATGCATAACAACAGTATCCTTTTCATATGTAAatggagacaaaaaaaaaattaagtgtgcATCCTCATATCAATtcaataaaagaattaattattttttaaaatctaaatgcataaattttttatttactgaaTCATTTCTTTAAAAGCTTAATAATAAAATGcttatttgattcaaattttatatagttTGATTTCCCTCAAATAAACTATTGACTAGAATATTGTAAATTAAAACATAGGTGTTCAAGATTTTCTACTCCATCAGATGAATTTATCCAATTCAACTCAAGTCAAATTTGTTAAAATCTCACATGATTTTTAGATATTgagaaactgaaaaaaaatgcataataataattctttaacaataaaaactaTTAGAAATATACATTGGATCATTCATAATTCTATTAAAACATTATTACAGTGAAGTATTTAAACTGAAAGGCAAATACTATAATTAGATTTCTttacttcttaaaataaaaaattatttttaatgaaataacatGTAAAATGCTATATATACTATATCtaacaatgaaatttttttcttctatatacATTAAGGTCAATACATCATGCATGTAATTGCTACCTCAGTCAACTTTATTAAATGTAATAACACAAAATTGAatgatgataatattaaaaaatattatattaattaaacatgtatcaatattatttttcaaatagtttatatttttttttcttgttgtcATGAAAGTGCTTTGTACGTAGCACATATAAACAATCTTCACATATTATTTTCCCTATGACATTTAAATATCACATTACTATTCTAATCCAAGTAAGACCATTGTTGGAATAATTTAACATGATCTTTGCTTTTGAACCCATTTAGAGATTAATACACTATAATGTTAAAGTTTAAACATATTCCTTAACAATAAGtaaattaaaagtgattaaaacatcttttaaactaataaaaaaaacttgggtATGACGAAAATGGCAACTCAATATACAttcaaaaaaattcaactaACTTTCTAACATTTATCAGAAGGctaatttgtaaattataacACTTTATGAAGGCTACTTGCTATACAAAgtcaacaaggaaaaaaaagtataacaCATTATAACATCATTCAAGCAGTGCTAAAAGAGCATGGAATCATGTGTCTTTGAGGGAAAAAAAGGTGTTTCTTAAGAGAAAATCAATGAAGATCTTTGTTGTGTCTCTTAAGTTAATTACTAAGAGTTAGTGTTTGTTTAGAAGCTTTGAAGTTAGTGTACAATTTGCAAAGGCTTTCTGAAAGAATATTAGTGTATGCTTAAGCCTTAACAGGTTATGGAAAGTAGAATACTTGTGTAATCAAGGTTTATTACAATCTACTTCTCATAACTTTCCAAACGCAAAATTTTAGCTTAAACCTTACATATAAGAACATTTTATTgagctttaaaattttattacaatCCACTTTGTAATTAAgtgattaattataaatattggtGACAACATATTATTTGGTTTAATAATAATGGGATTTTAAGAATCTTTTGATGGTAAGGTGTGAAAACTGAATGTAATgcctctatttttatttttattaaaggtGCTTAACTATTTATGAACAACTGAATGTGAACTCAAAATTATGAGAGACATAGTTCGACTCAAAAACATTGAATGTTACTCAGTTGtaacttttaataatttattcggAATGATGGAAAAATACCTAGAACATCCTAAAACACGGTATTgggtcaaaataataaaaacaatcgAGTCAACAGAAAATATTCTAAATTACTAATTCAATTGGTTCctctatatatttatatttagtttattttagtctctttattattaaaaaattcaatttaatctcTTAATTTCAAAACTGAtacaatatttttcctttttgttaacACCAtcccatttaaatttttaacaaagGTTTCCTAgatggcattttttttttattgtgccacatatacaaaaagaaaagttaaCGTTGTTTCTTCCAATTGAATATATGGAAAGGACAACATTGtatcaattttgaaaattacaagGGACGAAATTCAActtttaataattaaggaatcaaattcaacagactaaattataaatttagcaaaaaatttaagcatgttaaaatataattggactttttaaatatttttggaattcatatgcaaaatgaccaaaatacttTCAATTGTtagtaaaataagaaaaagctaTTTTAACCTATAAACATcatatttttagataaaaaaaatatgtataaggttttatttatgtatctataacaattcataattaatttttatttttcttctgttaaaaaaatggaattttcttattttttcctaaaaatacaatacaattaattaaatgataattatttatttatttatttattttaggacTAAATGTTTTCTCCTTAACTAGTACTTGGTGAGTCATCATTACAAATAagcattcaatttttaatttacatttattATCCTAATTAATGGACAATtatatgaattaatagcaaaaaagcaaaatttaaaatatactacGGATAAGAAACACATTATTGTGCCATGTCATGcacaaaaattaatcacaaattGAGATACAAAAGGATATTATAACAAACATTTCcaattaatgttaattaaaCTATCATTAATAATGTATAAGAATGCATtcattgatattaaaaatgaaaactttctcacctctctttcttttccttcatctacacacacacaaaaacactttttttcaccttttcatttctttgtcACTAATACAGTAAAACTAGTTAGTTCTTGGTATTTAGGAGCAAAAAGTCTCAGTTTTATTGATGTTATTGGTGGAAGCTATTCTTTAGTCCCTCTCTTTCTCATTGTGCAAGCTTCTTGAGGTATGGGGAGTGACATGTTTTCTTAGGTTATATAGATATTGGTTTGTTGTTGCCGCAGGTATCATCATAGGTGGTCcagacaatatatatatatatatatatatatatatatatcaacataGTTGAgattagtgataaaaaaaaacaaagttgggatcttggtagtttttttttatgcatatgtGCATGCCaagcttttattaaaaaaaaaaaaacatcagtcggttaaaatattaatatctcTATGAATTTGATACAATATTAAGTGGGTTGAGATTTGGTTCAAATAGAAAGGTAAAGACAATGAAGTACTGCTGGTATTGTCTTTTAACCATGACATATCATGGGAACCATGCAACGAAGTACGAGTATGCGTTATATGAGTCATAAGTCATATGCATAAGCCTGAGTTTGAGAAACATGATTATtgagagaaaaacatgcaaagagaACATGTGTCTTTAGAGATGGgaaaattagaattttgatgGATTGATTGACTTGGTGTGTTTATGTAacttattttactaaataattttttataaacattaaatttaacTATTGGTTCAAGAGTTTTGAGTAAGtagataaaatttatgaaattttatatgattttaaaatatttgatattttatcaattaatctTATTACAGcatataatatactttttttaaaataaaaatattaatattgactCTAAGATCGTGTATTTATGAaagttcaatttatttaaaatctaacatacatacattttatttaaaatctgacatacatatttaataacataatatagCACGGCTTAATAATTAGATTTAAAActttgtattataaaaaattattgaggaAAATAAATGTCTAagacttatttttatctttaataaaattttaacttattttctcAGAAAATATCTCatagttataataattaaaatagataaaaattgaGGTAGAGATATTAAATCAAGCTGAGACAGAATCACACTCATCGAGTAGTACTatcgagaaagaaaaaaaaagtgaaatagtaagaaatagaaaataaaaagtggtGGAACATAAACACGCGCCTACAAAAGAAGGTGGGATTGAATAAAAGGGGTTCCAAATGGTAAGGTTGCATTGGTGATAGTAAGAATTTTAGACAAACATGAGTGGGGCTGTTGTTGTTATGTTATGACAGAGAAAAACAGAAAGCGTCAAAAAGAGTTTAATATTTGGCATTGACTCTCAGGCTGCGCCCATGACATGATGATTCTGACTACGGCAAAGCAAAGCAAAATACACCCTCCTAGTGCCTTGTTTGGGACGACTCATATTTTCATCCACTTTTTCATTAATGGTAACTACTCTCCTTATGCAATTAATTCCGGAAAGGAAAGTGTCTAACTAAccatatcatatttttatttgattttcttatctCCAACATCAAGTTAATCCATTCTCATagtaataagatttttttttaggtttagttAATCTTTTTGGTCTTTATACTTATCTCACCTTCATGTTTTATTCTTTAGACTTAAATCttctgttattttaatttatatacaaccaattttttcatattttaatgtcTAATGATGTTGGTATACTCACagagaaaattttattattcataatgATCCTTCTTAACTTAAACAAGAATATTTCTTGTATATCTATCATAAATTAAGTTTTCAAAACAGTGTAAAATCATATAAGAactagtaaaatataaaaaagtttgtaggtataaaaatttgatttgcaAGGTGTGGATAAGTGTAGGcatcaaatgattaattatttaataataacttGTAATTTCACATTTACCCCTTATGTCCCACTAGCATGCtgaaaacatacatacatatcacAGGTTGTTCAGCCTTGTAAAAACTTATTTGGTACGGTGGCAGTTAAAGATTCTTAGAATTTATTGTCCCCACCCTCCTCTATGATATGTAGATGATAATTTAGTTGCTAAAGTTTGTAAACAAAGCTATATCCGGTTTTGTCTGTTAAGGATGAAAAAGGTTAT
The nucleotide sequence above comes from Glycine soja cultivar W05 chromosome 11, ASM419377v2, whole genome shotgun sequence. Encoded proteins:
- the LOC114377587 gene encoding VQ motif-containing protein 4-like isoform X2 — encoded protein: MDSPRYHHNHHHHRVNLLPSPRHSLSSSNSSTSSTSSNNNGLHHSQLLPPLTPTTVSVPPSPTSPYPPKSVTRSESGNPYPTTFVQADTNSFKQVVQMLTGSTQTAKQASASASPKPNSEPSKPHSHIPPIRKQTGFKLLERRNNSLKNLNINPLIGTSGFIRGSDNNIKNVVVSSFSPSSRKPEVLSPSILDFPALVLSPVTPLIPDPFNRSRFLNENGTVLMDAIEAADEEKAIKEKGFFLHPSPASTPRDEKPRLLPLFPTDASPEDFPLF
- the LOC114377587 gene encoding VQ motif-containing protein 4-like isoform X3; the protein is MDSPRYHHNHHHHRVNLLPSPRHSLSSSNSSTSSTSSNNNGLHHSQLLPPLTPTTVSVPPSPTSPYPPKSVTRSESGNPYPTTFVQADTNSFKQVVQMLTGSTQTAKQASASASPKPNSEPSKPHSHIPPIRKQTGFKLLERRNNSLKNLNINPLIGTSGFIRGSDNNIKNVVVSSFSPSSRKPEVLSPSILDFPALVLSPVTPLIPDPFNRSRFLNENGTVLMDAIEAADEEKAIKEKGFFLHPSPASTPRDEKPRLLPLFPTDASPDFPLF
- the LOC114377587 gene encoding VQ motif-containing protein 4-like isoform X1 — protein: MDSPRYHHNHHHHRVNLLPSPRHSLSSSNSSTSSTSSNNNGLHHSQLLPPLTPTTVSVPPSPTSPYPPKSVTRSESGNPYPTTFVQADTNSFKQVVQMLTGSTQTAKQASASASPKPNSEPSKPHSHIPPIRKQTGFKLLERRNNSLKNLNINPLIGTSGFIRGSDNNIKNVVVSSFSPSSRKPEVLSPSILDFPALVLSPVTPLIPDPFNRSRFLNENGTVLMDAIEAADEEKAIKEKGFFLHPSPASTPRDEKPRLLPLFPTDASPGMAKQKQCCWASCQRKSRRMDQIERIHRFYHAVYFMPLFSQSPAG